A segment of the Centropristis striata isolate RG_2023a ecotype Rhode Island chromosome 15, C.striata_1.0, whole genome shotgun sequence genome:
GAAGTCCTCAAAACTGTTTCTGTGGTAGTCCTGCTGCAGTaggtaaccacacacacacacacacacacacacacacaatgtgaaaACACAACCAACCACATGCTGTGGCGGCTGGTAAATATAAACCACTAATAAACAAACAGATTATTGAAAAGTTTTATGCTTTTTATCTATTTGTTTATGTGACCACTGATCTCATTATtaagtcggtcacattagcatgctaagatATGCTATTTAGTATTAAGCATAAAGTAGAGGTGTGAGCCTGATGATGGGACTGTTATTAGTTTTGTAGATACTCAAAAGTCATAAATAGTTTCtgttactactactattacttctCAAGTCGATTTTTAACACTGTCATTCATACAGTCATGCTGTTAACATGATGAAAAGGTCCTTTCACTCTGCTAAACAAACTTTCTCAATACTAAGAAATCATCGCAACATCATTAATGTCAAACCAAAAGAGTTGTTACAAAACcatgttgaagaaaaaatatttatccgTCTCTTCAGACCAGGTCACAAGGTTGTAGCCTTTATCTtggccttgttttgtttgtttattttttttctctcccatgtCCTCTAAGGGGTTCCGTAGAAGGCCACCTTACAGACCCACTACAGGTAAGACTAATGTTAAAGATATGTTGAacgagacattttttttcttttaagatcACAAGGTTGAATACCCTGGCCTAAGACAAATTGACATTACCAAAAACAATGCAGTAATGCAAATCAAGCATTTAAAACAGAGAGATGATTGTTAAATAAAGCTATTATTTTCTTCCTAGTAgtgctgggcgatatatatacTGATGTAAAAGAAATATCGATATATTTGTAAGTGTGATATGAATGTGATCTTTGTTCCAGGcaattatttaagatatttttatttatttaaatgtgcactttatggagcttcgattttttaaaaaaaggaaaaaaaagtaggctactcctgtttttatacagtatttacgttcacttaaataaacactttcaatAGAACTACTTGTACCATAtcatatttggcttttactttgactaaacatttgctctcactttgcgataaaaatatcgggatatatattgtatatcgatattcagcctatcgggatatgacttttggtccatatcgcccagcccttctTCCTAGTACCTATATGAAACTGCTCACGTCTGTGGATTATTTGAACTAAAcaggtcattattttgagaaacattgctgttgagtttatctattatttttttttactttcttacttaTTCTGGTACTCTGAGCACCATAAAGCCATGTGTCATTTAGtttattatattcaagagaaggcacaTATTTCTACGACTGATATATCCACACAACACTTGACACCTTGTACCAAGGCAATCtagataaatagcactacaggtaagagttattatttttttattttcaggtgaactgtccctttaaaataTTACTTAATCTGCAAGCCCTATATTTCAGGCAGGGAATTTGTGGGAGGTCCTAACAGCAAATCACTTTGTCCAGTTTGTATCTGGACTGTGTATTAAGTTGCATCTTCCTTTAGAGGgcattattactatttataaCGCAAGTTGTACAAGTCTGCTACTCCACCATTGATAGGTCTGTTCAGATTTGACCTCCTCATCacagttaaaatatattatctagtatatttgtatattttttttacattgtagatGTTTAGAATGTGTAGCTATGCATACAAAAATGGCgattattttcacagtgtgacgaTGTGATTAATATAATGACACCAAGGGGCTGCAATTGGGCTTGCATGAAACAATATATTGCCTGTAAAAGCAGATGCACTACATTGTCTTTCTGCAAAGCTgttaaactgtaattaaataGCCTTTTCTGTGTCCTATAgtatttttcatagtttttcatTAATTCAACAGTCTGCGGCTGTAGATTGAGATCTTATGTTGATACAGCCAATCAAATGTCAGTCAGCAGCCTGTAATGGTGCAGTCACATCATGCTAGGCAGGAGCATGCTGCATGATACAACCATGTCAGTTTTAACCTTAACGTACAGCGTCGGTAAAGAACTTTACACAATAATTGACATTACCACGAGTCAATGACGATTGGGGGGGGCCACACGGGATGGCCAATCAGATTGCAGTGGGGGCGGGTACCCCCCCGCCACTCTACAAGTTGTAACCTTCCTTCCTGTAGTTGCTGAGTTTGAGTATGATAGCGTTGTTGCCGTGGTGACGGCAGTTTGTTGTTGAATATAGGCTACTTCGTTAGCTAACAGATGTGCGTTAGCTGGTTGAATTAGCCGCAGAAATGGACTTACCTGCTTCATATTACGGGGAAGTTGACAAACGAAACCCAGTTGTTATAGCCTTTGAACGAGACATGAACTCGTTTATGTCACTGATGAGACGAGTCGCCTCTACAAACATCCAAGACAACGGCTCTTATACTAAAGGGTAGGAGAAACAGTTGGCATAGCTTAGACAGCTAGCGTTTCACCAATGGCATCTGTATGCCAACAAAAGTTTTACTAATTGCTAATAAACAGCTGTTTTACTTTATGACATTTATATTGGCCATACGTTAGGaaacacatttctctttttACTACGCGTGAGACAgtcagactgaaaaaaaaaatacaataataataaaaacgcCCTTAAACTGCTTTTtgttgggttcagagggttaactccaCTTTCCATTAGGATCATCCATTCTTGGGTAAAAATGTGCATCCataatttcttttcttttgtctgaaTTATTCATCAAGTTAATTTCTAAACTGCTTTAGGTGAATAGATACACATCCCTTGGAACAGGTGCTACAACTTTGGAGTAgattttatattacattatactgTACGTCAGTCCTATTTTAGTGTTGTTTGATATTAGCAAGATCCtaatttgattttcatttttgaaGGATTAAAATCCTAGTGGAGATATGGAAAAACTACAAACATCGACTACCTTCGAAGTTGTACCAGGAGAGGATGTTGCAGATTGCAGATTTTCTCTTTGGGATAAAGGTAATTCCCAGTAGCGTAGCTGATATCTGCAAATGTTTGGTTTCCACAGCTTAACTTAATTTCGTTACCAGCTGCCTTcaatcaaaaacaaatgaatttCAGTTTCAAAATGTAATCATTCATGGTGAAAGAACCCTGGTCAATGTTGAATGTGAAGGGGATGGCAAATACTTCAGGTTTATAATCCAGAGACATGTGTGCCTTAATTATATAAATTGAAGCACTCTTAAAGTGGAAAAGAGAAATTGTCACACTGTTGGGCCTGATTTATTCTACAATTACATTCTTTTGTACCTGTGTGTAAGTATTTACAGTTATGTCTTTCTTGCCTGTCCTCTTCATCTGTAGTTGTACCAGCTAGCTCTTTGGCAGGGCTACAGTCTCTACCTGCTGCAGTTTAATTCAGTGAAAATAACTGACATCACCGATGTGGACCACTTCATGACCTGCTTCTTTCCTGAAGGTTTTGACACAGACCAAGATATATTTGCAATGAAGGTACACTGTACTACTCTATATGTGCTTGTGTGCAGTGCAGTTGCTGTGTGTAATATGTTTGACCATTCACAGGCAGACAGCGCTAAAagcaggctatttttgttgtgctTTGTTGTTTAATTGATATTGAGGTTTTTtctacataaaatacattatttatacagtatgtaagttgtatatgtgtgtgcacatcTGTAGATCCGTGCAATGCAGGGCAGTGTCATGTGTATATTTGAGCTGGAGAGAAGACACAGCGTTCTCAGCCAGAAGGGACTTTGCAAACTGCTGCATTTGCTGAACTTCATCAGAATCATGATGCAGTCATTTCAGCAACATGATCAACTCTGCTGGCATTTGTATAATGGTATATTATTACAACTTATATGATTTTGACCTGTATTTGAATTTTGTCTTACTTTTTTGGAAGAACAAATTTAGTTGTCAAAGTGTGAGATTGGACAAAAGGGGAATTTGAACATGTGCACATATGGGTGGGtgtttgagtttttattagatGCAAGggttttattcattaaattgTCTTGTGAGCAAAGCTAATGTGATTTTATAAAGTCAAAGTGATAACCTTCTATTGGTACCATACAATTCCTGGAAATATATTGGTACTTATCAAGAACTTAATCCAGAGATTTaatgaaaattaatttattgtttgaACTGAGAAATTATAggattctttgttttattttattttaccataGAACTaaaccttttctctttttctttctaatCTTTCTCAGGCTCATTAAAAACATACACCATCTGCCGTTACCTGATGACAATGAACTGTAGTGCACAGGTACTAACAGACCATTCGAACAGACTCCCTCTGAAGAGAGAGAAGTGTATTGTGGCTAAGAAAGACAGCGTGCAACTCCTCAAAAAGAATCTTACTTTTCCCTAATGAATGATTTGACATTTATTGGATTTATATTCCAGATATAATGTTTGTTATGGTTCTTTATTCCACCATATATTTCCCTGCCCAGGCACTGGAGTACCTTCTGTATTCAAGCAACAGTTTAGAGCTGTCTGTTCCGCTGATGACTGCGAAGTATCTGCCGTGGATTGTCACTCTTTACTGTGCTGTCTGCCACTGTTACTATGACAACAAGGCTGCAGTGCAGGCGGAGGTGAAAGAAACACTTCATCTTTGTCAAGACAcctacaaacacacaatcacagtGATATTACCAGACTACCCACATAATGATTTTAAAAGTTCTAAATACCAGCTGTCTATTTTAAGAGAAGATTGCATTGGAAATATCATATTCCCCATTTGTCGAGTTTGTTTGTATGTCTTTAAATGCTTTCAGGAATTTTGGTTGGCGCTTGGAAAAATCAATGAGCTAGCAGAGGTGGAGAAGCAGAATGATGTTCCTGAGACTCAGAGAGCCTTCAAAGAAGCCTCTATTAAGGCAGGAATCTCCTTTTGataaaatatactatatactatattattcattttactGTTATAAGATATTGACCATGAAAATGATGCAAGGaacatacagtatagtatatgcaaatataaaaccatgttaatCTACATATATAATCAGTTAGAGGGCCATTTGAAATCCAATATACACTGCCTAAGCAAGAGTAGCCCCATTTCTTCATTCTCAAATTATACCTTAAAAGCAAACAGTGGCTTTGCATTCATAAATTCTCAGTGGAAGCAACAATTATACTAGATAGCCACACTGAATATACTGCATGAATACGAACACATACAGATTTATGCCCTCTGACGCTGTATAATGCTGATGTGGTCTTCTTTGGTTCTGCAAAAAAGTGGTGACTTGCATCTTATTTTTCCAGCTGGCTGCCATGATATTCAAGTGTACCGTGTTTGAGGCCAAAAGGAGACCCAAATCCATATACAGAACCAAAACCAAAAGCAACTTGAAGGACATACCCAATGTAATAAGACCCACTTTGCTGCCATATCATCATATTTAGTGTTAGATAACCCCCTTAAGGGTCCTCGTGTACCTTTCTGTATCTACTGTAGGTGCCATGGCCTCGTAACACAACAGAGCGCATGCTAATGGGCCAGTTTGACAGCAGTGCAGCGCAGTTCTTGGGCATCTTGGAAGCACTTTGGGACAGCAACGGACACCCGCTGCAGACGCGGATGCCAGATGAACCAGATCTGCAGGAGGTGATCCTGGAACTCCTGTCTGCTGGCATCAGTATACTATCTGgttagtaaaacaaaaacattacataaaatcATTCTGCAGTTTTTACAGTAAGTGCGCATTTGAGAGAAatgtttgcatatatttttaatggGTGTTTAAGGTGAGGAATGCTCACCTTGTTTAATGAATGCATATATGTTCCTATTTGTTAAGGAGCCCAAACTACTAGTGAGTCTCGTGTGAGTCTCAATGCATTGACACCAACATCCACTCTAATGGATTTAGCCATTACAGGTTAGtcactgttttgtttgtcttcttACTGTGTTTCAAggtgtttgttttgtgcagtGGTTTGGAAATCATGTGAAGTAATGTGATGTCTTGTTTTCCTAGGAGAAAACAAAATACCCATTTTGTCTGCAGTGAGGTTTATTAAGATCTTGTTTCGGTACAAGCAGCCTGATGCGTTCACTGACCTGGCAACTGAGATGCTGCAGGTTTTGTCTGTGAGTAGCACACAAGCATGTCATGTAGATCCTATCAGTTCTCGTTTGTGTCTTTAATGTATGCAGTGGTCTTTCAGTGATCTTgagtctctctttctgtgtctctctgtatcAGGGTCTGGAAGGTCAGTCATTCAGGAGGGCAGAGCTGGAGCTTGCCTTACTTGACAGTTTCAACGGTCTGATGGAACGGATTGATGGTAGCAAAAGTGAATTTGTGCCACATATGGACTTATTTAGACTTATTTAGATCTTGAGGCCTCTAAACCTGTAAGTAGATACATGGATAAATAAAAACTGTCCACAAAGGATTCCCAGAGGTAATTTAATGCTGTTGCCTAGACTTCATTGATCCTTTAACAACCTCCTGGCTCCTTGATTCCTTGAGAGTGATTATTTCACTATGTTGATAAGATGAGTATGATTATCTTAACCATATCACTTCCTGTCAAATATTTGCGACAGAGACAATTAAGGTGCTCAACATTGGGCCTCAGTTACTTGATCACAATAAATCCACGTATCCACTGTCTTATCTCTGAATTATTATGTGGTcgtaatgtttgtttttcccaACAGACAGACATAAGTCCTCATTCTCAATGAGTGATCAGTTCATAGGGCTGGTAGCCACCCTGCACACGTCTGTTTGTGGCTCCGATCCTGTAAGTCttgatgttatttgtgtgtttatgttgagGTTAATCTGCCAAGGACTAGGATTACGGTTAGTTATCTAAATactatgtgtttgtttgtgtaggaTGTGCAGCCAGATGGGGATCTGGTTTTAGATGTTGTGTTGTTTCTGTGGGGTAAAGTGAAGCTGGTGATCCAGAGGGATCAGCTGCAAAATCCAAAGTTCACATGCGACCTTGCGAACGTAGATAATTATGACAAGGTATGTATTCAAAAAAGGAAAGCATAactaaaactgttgttttttttaagttaaacaaGAAAACTGCTACTTTTATCCTCTACAACATGGagttttcacactttttttaacccttgtgcgttactttaaaaaaagttgtccTGATGATATCTGGATCGAAGAATCATAACTGATCATAACTGTAACATTTTGCAGTGGctgttgtgtctgtttatgCTGTGTGAGGTGGCCTTTGCCTGTGACCTAGCAGCTGTTGACTGCATAATGACGGCAGAGATGATCCACACATTGGCCATACTGCTGGAGAACGTAGCTGAACACAGTGATAAATGTACAGGTGAGAAAAAAGGgtaattgttttattcattataaCACTCTGGTATTAGATAATGGGCAAACTCACACCAGACTAATTCTCAGGCACATGCACATAGATAAAGAAGCACATGAGATGTTTATTATAGCTttgataatattattattttcatgttttatgtctaGGAGCGTGTGAAGCAGACTTTGAGGTTGTGAAGCCaagctctttctctcttcttgaGGTTTGTGAATGGACTGACTGTACATGTATGGCATCAAATGATAGTTCTGTATTTATTATAGTGTGCGATATAGGTTTGTCgtgtaatgaaaaaacaaattttaacaTAATGTGCCAGTGTGCTGTATTCTGCCTCAGTTTTCttcagaaaaaatacaaagacaaatcatccattgtgtgtgtttgtgtgttattgtagAGTTCAAGTACAGAGCTTCTTCAGAAGGTGTgtgaggtggtggagagagGTCTTGATGCTCTGGCAAAGGGTGTAGCTACAATGCTACCTCAAGATTGTTCAGCAGTCACTGACTCTGCCTTCATGCAGGTAGGCAGTCAACACTCCGTTGTGCCATTTCATTTTACACCAAGGTGTTGCCTTGAGGatctgaaaactgttttgtaaaATAGAAGCAGAAATAACAGGACATCAGGGTAGATTTAAGAAATACAGTTGGTGAGTGTAACCACAACCAATTTTCTCCTCTTATTCTGACAGATATTGAGTCCTCTCTCTCCAACGCCTCCCTCCATATCTTCTCCGACGCCATCAGAAGAGGGACatgaagaaaatgaaataaatgagaaggaaaaagaagaagtggaAGCTACGGTAGAGGCAGATATTAAAGGTCGTCAACACACTCAGTCCACACATGAGTTCCTGCTGGCTACAGACCTTCATCTAGAGCTAGACATCATCCACCACAGGGCTTCCCTCAAGTTACTGCAGATGAATGCAGGTCAGACTCAGACTTTTGTGAATTAATCAGCCTTTTACCTAGATTGAGTTTGTAACTAGTTTTACATTGACAATTCCTGATCAAGTGCTTGCTGATTTCTGACCAGAATCTAAAATACCTTACATTAAATCATGATTAGTATTAGTGGTCAAAGTAAAAATTCCAAAATAgtattgattaaaaaatgatatgTCTTCAAATAAGTCGTGCCTGATTGTAGACACACATACTTGATCTAAATATGGTGGTTTGTCCTGGGACTTTGTTGGATCTAGTTGCAGAGTCTCAACTGTTGGATCGGATCAAGAAGAACAAGGTGTCCAAAGCTCTTTTCCTGATCCAGAAAGCCTCGCTGGCGTACAACAACATGGAGCCAAATAACAGCAACAAAGCAAAGAATCTGCTTGAGGTTACACATTCACAAACATTTATACTTTCTCAGATACAGTCACAACTACACATACATattgatttttccacatgcACTACAGTAATGTGTATGTTTCTGAAAATGTGAACATGTACATGTATGTGGATAACATTGAAATATTAAATTGAAATGACTGTTTGGCACATATACATAGCCAATGCCCTGCTAGGCTTAATGTTGATTTAACCAATTAGTACTATGTTGTTTCTGAAGCCAGACTAAACAGTGAAACCAGCTAGTGCTCTCAGTTATTTGAAATTTAAACCTTGTACTACAAGCCTCAATGGCACATTTACTTTCTGTTCATACTGTAAACGTGAAAAGACTAGGCCATTACTGATGGCTGGTGATTGAGGTGAGTTCTCATAAAGTGTATTAAATGTTCCAAAGGTATGTCTTTTTGCCCTTCTAGGAGGCCTCCACCCTGATAGagaaagcagtggtggaagagaGAAAATTGTATATCTCCACTTTTGCAAAGGCTCCAGCTGAAAACAAAGATAAAGGgatgaaagagaaagaagaaaatccTCCGCCTCCCCCCATCCTGCTCTCACGCACTGACAACTCCTTTACCTTTACCCCAGCGCCTTTCAACTTGGAGGAACAAGTGAGATTTTTAATTTACTAATTTAACAAGCAGCAAATAATCCAATACAACGTCTATACTTCATAtcttcctttttgttttgtttttgtttatgtccaGGTGTGCTGGTACCAGCTCTGCGGCCGTGCAGCTGAGGGCATTAACCTGAAAGTCCGTCTGGGAGACTGCAGCCTGCCAGGAACTGGAAATATGGTACAATTTATCTCTTTCACAGGTGTCAGGACAGctggaaaacatttttgtcatcttgtatGATCCGGTGTTTGCCCCTTATATTTGATTTGGCTTTGTACATTTCCAGGTACCTGCAGTATCTGGTGAGTGTGTGCTGAGGGTGGAGGGGCTGGAGCCCAACCAGAAGTATGTGTTTGCTGTAGCAGCTTACAGCAGCCAGGGCAAGCTACTGGGCAACAATATAGGAGGGTCAACATTCCCGCTGCTGGCATCCTTGCCGTTACCACTGCTCTCCACATGGGCTAACTTGGCACAGGTACACTACACACagctataaaaaaacattaactcaCCAGGCTGTTGCACTGTTGCTCACTGAGCCAGAGAAAAAGCAGGATTATTGTTGtagcttttttcactttttctttagGTGGCATTTCAAACCGAGCAGTATGCAGTAGCAAAGAGAGCCTGCAGAGCACTGTGGATCCACTACACTGACCCGGACCCTGGGTCCCAAAGAACACAGGACAGACTCGCTATCACAGGGTGAGGAGGGGAACAAATCCACATAGTTCCAAGTTAGGAAGTCTGTATTTCTATGTATTTCACACAAATCTCTTTTTGCTCTATCCCCTTTCACCATGCTAAAGACTGCGTGTCCAGACCCTGCAACGCTCCTCTCCTCACCTGCGTCAGTTGTTCATCAATTCTATCTTCATTGAGACAGAGATCAACATTCAGCAAGGATCGCTCTATTGTCACTCATTCAGTGACACTGGACCGTTTATCTgggaaaaggtaaaaaaactgATCTGTATAGAGAGGTGCACTTGTAAAGTGAGTAAATGGATTGACATTGTTGAATAGATATCATTGCTAGCAGCAACACAGTGTGAAGGTTTATGCCTATATTTTGATTGTATtgatgtgaacaaaggttgtaTCCTTTATCTGACATTAacataataaattatttgtgCATGTACGCAGGAAGCCAGACTGGCAGAATGCGAGCGAATGCTGGTGGCCATAGACCTGGCAATGTGGTTGAATGATGGTGGAGCTGCTTTGCAAGCTGTAGTTAGCTGTTATGGTCTCTTGGCACCTCTAATCTTCCATCAGATCACTTGTGACCGTGTTGTACAGGTATGCAATACCTCAATCACATAAGTCTTAATAATCTGTCCTCAACTTAACTTTGTTAACCATGTAACATACAACAAATAACTCACACACTATGTGTTTATGCCTGTGTCTGAAATGCAGGTGCTAAAAAAATGCTTGATAGTTCTGGAGGAGAATTCAGGTCTTCTCAAACAAAAATGGACTGGAAACACCGCCGAGTCGTTTATGCACATGATAGCCTGCATCACCTACTACCTGTCCAAGGTGTGTCTGCATGTGCTTGTGTACAATTTAGACTGTTTGTGTTGAAGTTTCAGTGCTCTGCAAACAATGTGTTTGAGCTGCATGCTAAAACTTAGCAGTAACTCTTAAGTTGCCTTTATTGTTGCAAAGATGTCCACACTGAGAAAGTTACTTTAAGATTTGTAGTGACAATATACAGGAGCCTTGCACAACATAATATCTTATCCTTAATCATTTCTGACCAGGCGTCACGTGTGCTCAGGGAGCATCAGATGGCCTCTGCAGTGATGGACTGTGGTCGCACGCTGCTCCAAGAGGTCTATGATGCCCAGCTGCAGATCACTCGACTTGCCAATAAAGCTGTAGGTGTAAGGAACAGTGGAAAAGTTTCCATTTATTTCATGATTTATTTTCACTCTTAGAATGACTAGAtcatgaaattaaaatgaattaaattattacCCAATACATTGCTATACTGCTATATTTTAGTGATggtttaatattaaataattaaaaatatacaccaaatgaagaatatttttcttgACTGTTCTAACTTTTTTGTGCTTCTATATGTGTGTTTAGTCCAAGAAACATGCGGCAATCAAGggtgaaatgaaaataacaagTCTTCAGCTGAAGGCACTGCATCGGaagaacaagaaaataatcacacCTGAAGCAGTTCTCACCGCAGACAATGGTAACACAcagaaactcacacacacacacttgtatgGAAAACTGAAAATAAGGTGCTGTGTAGAGCAAGAAGTCTACAGTTGGTACTTTTCTGTTAGTATTTAAAGTCctgtttattgaaaaaaaagccAGGGTGGCTTTTATCTCAACATTTTGGCAACAAAATAGTACACACCTGATGAAAGTTGACAGTAAGAACACATTAtcttttaaaatatacttttgagTCGACTAATGAATACACTTTTAGTCTCTCAGCTGGTTAAGTTAGTTATTTAcaactttcttttcttctgtagAGATTGCACGTCCACTGACTGGCTGTGATGATCCCACCACATTGTATGATCTGATCTCCAACAACACATTAAAGGATGTCTATCAAGATCGTAAGTGGCACAGGACAGTTTTTTAATTACTAATTAGTCTTGGTCATTGACaccctgtgtttgtttttttgttttttatagtgATGAAGCTCAGACACAAGGTATATTTTACTGAGTTTGCAGCACTACTTCTCCAGAGAACCATGGAAGAGGGCCACCCAGACCTTGTGTTAAAGTGGGGGCAAAGCATGTTTGAATTTCTTTCAAGGTGTGCTTTGTCTATTCACCTCTTTTGAGATTTTAAAGgaagacatttaaaacacaaaatgtctgCTTTGATTTCTAgtaattgtgttgttttatattcAATACTGTTATAGTCAAAGTATCAAACAATGTATTACTGTCCACCTATGTATGGATAATACTGTACGCACTGTATACAGATAGTAGCCATTTTGCCTATAATGATAAAGACTTCACACtatgttaatgtttttgtatgtcTCAGGCGTGATGAGGTGTTGGGACTGTCCACAAAGTGTTTGAAGGGAAACAGtcagagtaaaagaaaaagtagtGGTCAGGCTTCGAAAGGAACGGAATCGCCACAGGTAAAAATaatatgcacacaaacatacattgtATATCTACATACATGTAGAAGGATAGACAATATTCTGAACATCTGTGATATACAAAGATTATTTTGCCTTACACTTTATGGACAATGATC
Coding sequences within it:
- the LOC131987135 gene encoding cilia- and flagella-associated protein 54-like isoform X6, which produces MDLPASYYGEVDKRNPVVIAFERDMNSFMSLMRRVASTNIQDNGSYTKGIKILVEIWKNYKHRLPSKLYQERMLQIADFLFGIKLYQLALWQGYSLYLLQFNSVKITDITDVDHFMTCFFPEGFDTDQDIFAMKIRAMQGSVMCIFELERRHSVLSQKGLCKLLHLLNFIRIMMQSFQQHDQLCWHLYNGSLKTYTICRYLMTMNCSAQALEYLLYSSNSLELSVPLMTAKYLPWIVTLYCAVCHCYYDNKAAVQAEEFWLALGKINELAEVEKQNDVPETQRAFKEASIKLAAMIFKCTVFEAKRRPKSIYRTKTKSNLKDIPNVPWPRNTTERMLMGQFDSSAAQFLGILEALWDSNGHPLQTRMPDEPDLQEVILELLSAGISILSGAQTTSESRVSLNALTPTSTLMDLAITGENKIPILSAVRFIKILFRYKQPDAFTDLATEMLQVLSGLEGQSFRRAELELALLDSFNGLMERIDGSKNRHKSSFSMSDQFIGLVATLHTSVCGSDPDVQPDGDLVLDVVLFLWGKVKLVIQRDQLQNPKFTCDLANVDNYDKWLLCLFMLCEVAFACDLAAVDCIMTAEMIHTLAILLENVAEHSDKCTGACEADFEVVKPSSFSLLESSSTELLQKVCEVVERGLDALAKGVATMLPQDCSAVTDSAFMQILSPLSPTPPSISSPTPSEEGHEENEINEKEKEEVEATVEADIKGRQHTQSTHEFLLATDLHLELDIIHHRASLKLLQMNAVAESQLLDRIKKNKVSKALFLIQKASLAYNNMEPNNSNKAKNLLEEASTLIEKAVVEERKLYISTFAKAPAENKDKGMKEKEENPPPPPILLSRTDNSFTFTPAPFNLEEQVCWYQLCGRAAEGINLKVRLGDCSLPGTGNMVPAVSGECVLRVEGLEPNQKYVFAVAAYSSQGKLLGNNIGGSTFPLLASLPLPLLSTWANLAQVAFQTEQYAVAKRACRALWIHYTDPDPGSQRTQDRLAITGLRVQTLQRSSPHLRQLFINSIFIETEINIQQGSLYCHSFSDTGPFIWEKEARLAECERMLVAIDLAMWLNDGGAALQAVVSCYGLLAPLIFHQITCDRVVQVLKKCLIVLEENSGLLKQKWTGNTAESFMHMIACITYYLSKASRVLREHQMASAVMDCGRTLLQEVYDAQLQITRLANKASKKHAAIKGEMKITSLQLKALHRKNKKIITPEAVLTADNEIARPLTGCDDPTTLYDLISNNTLKDVYQDLMKLRHKVYFTEFAALLLQRTMEEGHPDLVLKWGQSMFEFLSRRDEVLGLSTKCLKGNSQSKRKSSGQASKGTESPQKNKNTPSHEDARKKLKQNMPQSMLQRVRTNRDMQAIENLLTMMSSVVQRHKKQSQLRNTCCEERVWRSQLNYSMAQAHLALLYQGLDQLHGGALQHSYRQFDPLYFSLAHSGFLVRRNSQLQQSSKNEVVSERDSSLSGFRDYVATHNERSKKEAVRVDDSVTEESCEEGDDASEIVEQQIETHKRTVALLLDSLNKAALYLRRAMVLAHRGGHWTTLQCVCQTLWDQSYRITVIVQRAAQLEHPSAITADQLHTTFTPLLVLATDLIMDMLNRLGLWSLYGSNLTEEELESSLHFSTPLDNSTQVDLRWVRTLVLHTLERLHDSSKWESLAHFALLFNSYTQERYALIITPLLVHAQRRLLERISSFGGPAVPQPHHVKTQKATGKEVTNRSYAASQLLSGLTPHPVKRLPIQKKATLTNSTPRDAVDLKGAEIKHSMSLVCVPLDVEDTLTCYRQALEKGPHCLQVFHHSRSLLLRLLAYKKPCFATQFQHCQSRNQSHSASLVDFSPLVMPTPNIEPCDLMEEDYSAPNALYSLPISPDHMPTVIAAYSTSTKYLQANNHDSLRVLALHEMGNLQFYNGNTRAAHSYWSKAVDCALQSSGAIEKWDGVSFEGGSLQQTLKQTGIWGCLQAAELTAKIAQYILLSDISQRTKCCLMSAHLFKCVLYCSPAQPQADLEYAHHSIGDELLPGVNFFSEPHRVHLGTTVTSLNFICHWLYTTGYYITLLPILALYLHFVGTVCRDFQRIVEGKILKIRALTELCLFTEAVKEAVQLTQGTGVLLPHGHYIAKDNFQVKPAKTFHSNKSLLDNSEALEELVNCDFAPEVSMLYGSTLCLRFNLARIQLVLALSDTVHGPPVPDTVEGEALASITSTLVNSKPHEQDILDNEGSSLKTEKPKVLTLDTKKEKLTPGRIKFLMLEAASFLLQPISQELTCLSCSEMENLELTIELNLVKANLYLQHGNAALSSEIASSSLVLLQTSPVTMRESIPASQEPVADVTHARTGIEQDTKDCSASNPLLGDCPRAVEASERIGVSLWLRCRVALVCSLAAHIHGASTLFPGKNINDEKTRLLQEGLDECERWGDVDTQALLMVEMAELEAQRGKTDDSMATLQEAVTLLSGQTCMPPKSSVTLARATLLLSDLRGERSIMLIKLTQKLLIKQLCVFGQSVVLDDGKIRYSRPGPSNIYLPYLNILEQTTLRFGK